From a region of the Sinorhizobium sp. B11 genome:
- a CDS encoding helix-turn-helix domain-containing protein, which translates to MDKDEILKALANPARMDILNWLKKPEEHFPTQEHPFEMGVCASQFERCGLSQSTVSAHLGTLHRAGLVTSKRVGQWIFYKRNEETIAAFLQQLTQDL; encoded by the coding sequence ATGGACAAAGACGAGATTCTCAAGGCACTGGCCAATCCTGCCCGAATGGACATCCTCAACTGGCTGAAGAAACCGGAAGAACACTTTCCGACGCAGGAACACCCGTTTGAAATGGGCGTCTGCGCCAGCCAGTTCGAACGCTGCGGCCTTTCCCAATCCACTGTTTCCGCCCATCTTGGTACCCTTCACCGCGCCGGCCTCGTTACCAGCAAGCGTGTCGGCCAGTGGATCTTCTACAAGCGCAATGAAGAAACGATCGCTGCCTTTCTCCAGCAGCTAACGCAGGATCTCTAG
- a CDS encoding LysR family transcriptional regulator has protein sequence MPLDWDKLRIFHAAAEAGSFTHAADKLHLSQSAISRQVSALEQDVGTKLFHRHARGLILTEQGELLYRTAHDVLLKLETVKMQLTETTETPSGKLRVTTTVGLGQGWLTDKIQEFLQLYPDVQIQLILDNEEVDVNMRHADCAIRLRQPQQSDLIQRKLFTVHMHVYAAPSYINRHGEPQTIEDLDNHRIITFGEPAPNYLLDVNWLEIAGRSSDNKRIPHLQINSQTSIKRACLLGIGIACLPDYIVGRDPGLIQLAINADVPSFDTYFCYPDEIKNAAKLKAFRDFIVSKARNWNF, from the coding sequence ATGCCATTGGACTGGGACAAGCTGCGTATTTTCCACGCAGCTGCCGAAGCCGGATCGTTTACGCATGCGGCTGACAAGCTGCATCTGTCCCAGTCGGCCATCAGCCGTCAAGTAAGTGCGCTCGAGCAGGACGTGGGCACCAAGCTGTTCCACCGCCATGCGCGCGGCCTGATCCTCACCGAACAGGGCGAGCTGCTTTACCGCACCGCCCACGACGTGCTGCTCAAGCTCGAAACCGTCAAGATGCAGCTGACCGAGACGACGGAAACGCCGTCCGGCAAGCTGCGCGTCACGACGACAGTCGGTCTCGGCCAGGGTTGGCTGACCGACAAGATCCAGGAATTCCTGCAGCTCTATCCGGACGTCCAGATCCAGCTCATCCTCGACAACGAGGAAGTGGACGTGAACATGCGCCATGCCGATTGCGCCATCCGCCTTCGTCAGCCGCAGCAATCGGACCTGATCCAGCGCAAGCTTTTCACTGTGCATATGCACGTCTATGCGGCCCCCTCCTACATCAATCGTCACGGCGAGCCGCAGACGATCGAGGATCTCGATAACCACCGCATCATCACGTTCGGCGAGCCGGCGCCGAACTACCTGCTCGACGTGAACTGGCTGGAAATCGCCGGCCGCTCGTCGGACAACAAGCGCATTCCGCATCTGCAGATCAACAGCCAGACTTCCATCAAGCGGGCCTGCCTGCTCGGTATCGGCATCGCCTGCCTGCCGGATTATATCGTTGGCCGCGACCCTGGCCTGATCCAGCTGGCGATCAATGCCGACGTCCCCTCTTTCGATACCTATTTCTGCTATCCGGACGAGATCAAGAACGCCGCCAAGCTGAAAGCCTTCCGCGATTTCATCGTCAGCAAGGCCCGCAACTGGAACTTCTGA
- a CDS encoding glycosyltransferase family 4 protein, which yields MPDISDVEIIAPNLKRRLSGVTSTIVQLIPCQIRLGIKIAALGPGLPPELPRLKWPQLAGLWRPPAGRRQRVWHARRNNEMAVGILMRHVLRMPMKLVFTSAAQRRHTSYTRWLIRRMDAVIATSSRSGSFLKVPHVIIQHGVDLTLFHPPEGADDTIAASGLPGRYLVGCFGRVRHQKGTDLFVQAMIALLPQHPDWTAVISGRVTPEHTAFADKLKADIAAAGLTDRIVFIGEVPDIKVWYRRLSLYVAPSRNEGFGLTPLEAMASKTPVVASDAGAYAEMIVPGENGVIVPPGDGDALTAAIATYLADPALTSAQGETALRHVRENFALEKEATAINRIYRQLLGA from the coding sequence GTGCCGGACATCAGTGACGTCGAGATCATCGCGCCCAACCTGAAACGCCGGCTCTCCGGCGTCACGTCCACTATCGTTCAGCTCATCCCCTGCCAGATCCGGCTGGGGATCAAGATCGCCGCGCTCGGCCCTGGTCTTCCGCCGGAACTTCCGCGGTTGAAATGGCCGCAACTTGCCGGCCTCTGGCGCCCGCCTGCCGGGCGCCGGCAGCGCGTCTGGCATGCGCGCCGCAACAACGAAATGGCCGTCGGCATCCTCATGCGCCACGTCCTGCGCATGCCGATGAAGCTCGTCTTCACCTCCGCCGCCCAGCGCCGCCACACCTCCTATACCCGCTGGCTGATCCGCCGGATGGATGCCGTCATCGCCACCAGCAGCCGCTCCGGCTCCTTCCTCAAGGTGCCGCATGTGATCATCCAGCATGGCGTCGATCTGACGCTTTTCCATCCACCCGAGGGGGCTGACGATACGATCGCCGCCAGCGGCCTGCCCGGCCGCTATCTCGTCGGCTGTTTCGGCCGCGTGCGCCACCAGAAGGGCACCGATCTTTTCGTCCAGGCGATGATTGCGCTGCTGCCGCAGCATCCGGACTGGACGGCCGTCATTTCTGGCCGCGTCACGCCGGAGCATACGGCGTTTGCCGACAAGCTGAAGGCCGATATCGCCGCAGCCGGTCTGACCGACCGCATCGTCTTCATCGGCGAAGTGCCTGATATCAAGGTCTGGTATCGCCGCCTGAGCCTCTATGTCGCCCCATCCCGCAACGAAGGTTTCGGGCTGACGCCACTGGAGGCCATGGCTTCGAAGACGCCGGTCGTGGCATCCGACGCCGGCGCTTACGCCGAAATGATCGTACCCGGCGAAAACGGCGTCATCGTACCGCCCGGCGACGGCGACGCACTAACGGCGGCCATCGCCACCTATCTTGCCGATCCTGCGCTGACTTCAGCTCAAGGCGAAACAGCACTCCGGCATGTGCGTGAAAACTTCGCGCTGGAAAAGGAAGCAACAGCCATCAACCGGATTTACCGGCAGCTTCTCGGCGCTTAA
- a CDS encoding Lrp/AsnC family transcriptional regulator has product MVRAELDVIDIKILRELQADGRMTNVELADRVGISAPPCLRRVRKLEEAGVIEGYHAMLNSPRLGLDLVAFCMVGLKHQSEANLKAFAAATAEWPLVRQAWMVSGDSDFLLHCVAQNLTRFQDFVIEVLTANEHVDTVRTMLTIRQVKKLGLVEL; this is encoded by the coding sequence GTGGTTCGCGCTGAACTTGACGTTATCGACATAAAGATATTGCGGGAACTGCAGGCCGACGGCCGCATGACCAATGTGGAACTTGCCGACAGGGTGGGAATTTCAGCGCCGCCCTGCCTGCGTCGGGTGCGCAAACTCGAAGAAGCGGGCGTCATCGAAGGCTATCACGCGATGTTGAACAGCCCGAGGCTCGGGCTCGATCTCGTCGCGTTCTGCATGGTCGGCCTCAAGCACCAGTCCGAAGCCAATCTGAAGGCCTTCGCTGCCGCCACCGCCGAGTGGCCGCTGGTGCGCCAGGCCTGGATGGTTTCCGGTGACAGCGATTTCCTGCTGCATTGCGTGGCCCAGAACCTCACCCGTTTCCAGGATTTCGTCATCGAAGTGCTGACGGCCAACGAGCATGTCGATACTGTTCGCACCATGCTGACGATCCGACAGGTGAAGAAGCTCGGGCTGGTCGAGCTATAG
- a CDS encoding alkene reductase, which produces MAKLFQPTQVGDISLRNHIVMAPLTRNRSPGAVPNDLNVEYYRQRASAGLIITEATAITHQGQGYANVPGLYSKEALDGWKRVTDAVHAEGGKIVVQMWHVGRISHNTLQPDNAKPVSSTNRIAKAKTYLVNADGTGAFAETSEPRALETSEIPGIIEDYRKAARAAIDAGFDGVEIHGANGYLLDQFMRDGVNDRTDQYGGSIENRARFLFEVVETVTREIGARRTAIRISPVTPSGESYDSNPQTLFTHVVEGLARYDLAYIHVIEGQTGGERDYRQGDNPSFDYKALRAAYERAGGKAAWMVNNGYVRDMAIEAVENGTADLVALGKPFISNPDLVERLEKNLPLNPPDQSTFYGGDARGYIDYPLLEKVA; this is translated from the coding sequence ATGGCCAAGCTTTTCCAGCCGACGCAGGTCGGCGATATTTCCCTCAGGAACCATATCGTCATGGCGCCGCTCACCCGTAACCGCTCGCCGGGCGCAGTCCCGAACGATCTCAACGTCGAATATTACCGCCAGCGCGCCTCGGCCGGCCTCATCATCACCGAAGCGACCGCCATCACGCATCAAGGCCAGGGCTATGCCAACGTTCCCGGCCTCTACAGCAAGGAAGCGCTCGACGGCTGGAAGCGTGTGACGGATGCGGTCCACGCCGAAGGCGGCAAGATCGTCGTGCAGATGTGGCATGTCGGACGCATCTCCCACAACACGCTGCAACCCGACAATGCCAAGCCGGTCTCCTCGACCAACCGCATCGCCAAGGCCAAGACCTATCTCGTTAATGCAGACGGCACCGGCGCCTTCGCCGAAACGTCCGAACCGCGTGCACTCGAAACCTCCGAAATCCCCGGCATCATCGAGGATTACCGCAAGGCCGCCCGTGCTGCGATCGACGCCGGCTTCGATGGTGTCGAAATCCACGGCGCCAACGGCTATCTGCTCGACCAGTTCATGCGTGATGGCGTCAACGACCGCACCGATCAATATGGCGGCTCGATCGAAAACCGCGCCCGTTTCCTCTTCGAAGTCGTTGAAACAGTGACCAGGGAAATCGGCGCGCGCCGCACCGCGATCCGCATCTCGCCGGTGACGCCGTCGGGTGAATCCTATGATTCCAACCCGCAGACACTCTTCACCCATGTCGTTGAAGGCCTTGCCAGGTACGACCTCGCCTATATCCACGTCATCGAAGGCCAGACCGGCGGCGAGCGTGATTATCGCCAGGGCGACAACCCGTCCTTCGACTACAAGGCACTGCGCGCTGCCTATGAAAGGGCTGGCGGCAAGGCTGCCTGGATGGTCAACAACGGCTATGTCAGAGACATGGCGATTGAAGCCGTGGAAAACGGTACGGCCGACCTCGTCGCCCTCGGCAAGCCCTTCATCTCCAATCCCGATCTTGTCGAACGCCTGGAGAAGAACCTGCCGCTGAACCCACCGGACCAATCGACCTTCTATGGTGGCGATGCCAGGGGCTATATCGACTATCCGTTGCTTGAAAAGGTCGCCTGA
- the greA gene encoding transcription elongation factor GreA, with protein MVDKVPMTQGGFVKLQEELRWRQQEERPRIIEAIAEARAHGDLSENAEYHAAKEAQSHNEGRITELEDLTARAEVIDLSKMSGDKIKFGARVKLVDEDTEEEKTYQIVGDQEADVKQGRISISSPIARALIGKEVGDSIEVNAPGGSKAYEILSVSWG; from the coding sequence ATGGTTGATAAGGTACCGATGACACAGGGTGGTTTCGTCAAGCTGCAGGAAGAACTGCGCTGGCGTCAGCAGGAGGAGCGCCCGCGAATCATCGAGGCAATTGCGGAAGCGCGCGCCCATGGCGACCTTTCGGAAAATGCCGAGTACCATGCGGCCAAGGAAGCACAGAGCCATAATGAAGGCCGCATCACCGAGCTCGAAGACCTGACGGCGCGCGCCGAAGTCATCGACCTCTCCAAGATGTCGGGCGACAAGATCAAGTTCGGCGCCAGGGTGAAGCTCGTCGACGAGGACACCGAGGAAGAAAAGACCTACCAGATCGTCGGCGATCAGGAAGCCGATGTGAAGCAGGGTCGCATCTCCATCTCCTCCCCGATCGCCCGCGCGCTGATCGGCAAGGAAGTCGGCGACTCCATTGAAGTCAATGCGCCGGGCGGCTCGAAGGCCTACGAAATCCTTTCCGTTTCCTGGGGCTGA
- a CDS encoding UdgX family uracil-DNA binding protein (This protein belongs to the uracil DNA glycosylase superfamily, members of which act in excision repair of DNA. However, it belongs more specifically to UdgX branch, whose founding member was found to bind uracil in DNA (where it does not belong), without cleaving it, appears to promote DNA repair by a pathway involving RecA, rather than base excision.): MRRVVLEGRGNFEEWRKAARAFAAAGILPDEIDWHERSSEPGFAFQRDALPPDPPVDARTMSVPPAFMALAEAVICHSDARRFSLLYSLLWRTQENRNLLELASDEEVSRARLMQKSVHRDAHKMTAFVRFKEVAAAAGGRRKFIAWFEPDHYIVARKAPFFQRRFTDMDWLIATPKGSAAWDGERLTTSDAPCEKPDISDATDDLWRTYYASIFNPARLKVKAMQAEMPKKYWKNLPEADLIPGLIADAEAKVLAMAEREATMPLPYHNRIQEAAARLPMPETAPAGTLEALREEAAVCNRCPLHARATQTVFGEGPVDADIMFVGEQPGDQEDLAGRPFVGPAGKVFDEAIAQAGIDRSRLYVTNAVKHFKYEPRGKRRIHQKPNLGEVQHCRWWLKLELDLVKPKLIVAMGATAFYSLTGDKQKLEDVRGRSIAMEEGRLLFVTVHPSYLLRLPDEDRKAHELARFRQDMNQIKALAH, encoded by the coding sequence ATGCGCCGTGTCGTTCTGGAGGGCAGGGGGAATTTCGAGGAGTGGCGCAAGGCGGCTCGCGCCTTTGCCGCAGCTGGAATTCTGCCTGATGAAATCGACTGGCATGAAAGAAGCAGCGAACCGGGTTTTGCCTTCCAGCGTGATGCCTTGCCGCCCGATCCGCCCGTCGATGCCAGGACGATGAGCGTACCGCCGGCCTTCATGGCTTTGGCCGAGGCGGTGATCTGCCATAGCGATGCCAGGCGCTTCTCACTGCTTTACAGCCTGCTCTGGCGAACGCAGGAAAACCGGAACCTGCTGGAGCTGGCATCCGATGAAGAGGTGTCGCGCGCCCGGCTGATGCAGAAGAGCGTGCATCGCGACGCCCACAAGATGACGGCCTTCGTCCGCTTCAAGGAGGTGGCGGCCGCTGCCGGCGGGCGGCGTAAATTCATCGCCTGGTTCGAGCCCGATCATTACATTGTCGCGCGCAAGGCTCCGTTCTTCCAGCGCCGCTTCACCGACATGGACTGGCTGATCGCAACGCCAAAGGGATCGGCCGCCTGGGATGGCGAGCGGCTGACGACGAGCGATGCGCCTTGCGAAAAGCCTGATATCAGTGACGCGACCGACGATCTCTGGCGCACCTACTATGCCAGCATCTTCAATCCGGCGCGGCTGAAGGTGAAGGCCATGCAGGCGGAGATGCCGAAAAAATACTGGAAGAACCTGCCGGAGGCCGATCTCATTCCCGGCCTGATTGCCGATGCGGAAGCAAAGGTACTCGCGATGGCCGAGCGCGAGGCGACGATGCCGCTCCCCTATCACAACCGAATTCAGGAAGCGGCGGCTCGTCTGCCGATGCCGGAGACGGCGCCGGCCGGGACGCTGGAGGCGTTGCGCGAGGAAGCTGCGGTCTGCAATCGCTGCCCGCTGCATGCCAGGGCGACTCAGACCGTCTTCGGCGAAGGACCTGTCGATGCAGACATCATGTTCGTCGGCGAGCAGCCGGGCGATCAGGAGGATCTTGCCGGCCGACCCTTCGTCGGACCGGCCGGCAAGGTCTTCGACGAGGCCATTGCGCAGGCCGGTATCGATCGGTCACGGCTTTACGTCACCAATGCCGTCAAGCATTTCAAATATGAGCCGCGTGGCAAGCGGCGGATCCATCAGAAGCCCAATCTTGGCGAGGTGCAGCATTGCCGCTGGTGGCTGAAGCTGGAACTCGATCTCGTCAAGCCGAAGCTGATCGTGGCGATGGGCGCAACCGCCTTTTACTCGCTGACCGGCGACAAGCAGAAACTGGAAGACGTGCGCGGTCGGTCGATTGCGATGGAGGAAGGACGGCTGCTTTTCGTGACGGTGCATCCTTCCTACTTGTTGCGGCTTCCGGACGAGGACAGGAAGGCGCACGAGCTTGCCCGTTTCCGGCAAGACATGAATCAGATCAAGGCTCTGGCTCACTGA
- a CDS encoding 3'-kinase, with product MFSPYLERWSLTSDGEPIITHSSRLLPVTWRDKPAMLKVATDSSEREGALLMKWWDGDGAAKVYAQQDDAILLERAADKYSLLEMALNGEDDEASRIMVRTAARLHAPRPVPLSGSPTLERWFRSLEPAARAHGGTFVDSWRIANSLLAAPQQLSILHGDIHHRNILDFGERGWLAIDPKRIYGERGYDFANIFANEDLPTTTDPKRLQRQLPIVSKEADIEPSRLLKWIAAYSGLSAAWFLEDGDQASAEKPLTVARIALAELG from the coding sequence ATGTTCTCACCCTATCTCGAACGCTGGTCGCTTACCTCGGACGGCGAGCCCATCATCACCCATTCGAGCCGCCTCCTGCCGGTCACCTGGCGGGACAAACCCGCGATGCTGAAAGTCGCAACCGACAGCAGTGAGCGCGAAGGCGCATTGCTGATGAAATGGTGGGATGGTGACGGTGCGGCCAAGGTCTATGCGCAGCAGGACGACGCCATTCTTCTGGAGCGCGCGGCCGACAAGTATTCGCTGCTGGAAATGGCCCTGAACGGCGAGGATGATGAAGCAAGCCGCATCATGGTGCGCACTGCAGCAAGGCTGCATGCGCCGCGCCCCGTGCCTCTCTCCGGTTCCCCGACACTCGAGCGCTGGTTCCGCAGTCTGGAACCGGCAGCGCGCGCCCATGGCGGCACGTTTGTTGATAGCTGGAGGATTGCCAACAGCCTGCTCGCTGCACCGCAACAGCTCAGCATTCTCCACGGCGACATCCACCACCGCAACATCCTCGATTTCGGCGAACGCGGCTGGCTGGCGATCGATCCCAAGCGGATCTACGGCGAACGCGGCTATGACTTTGCCAATATCTTCGCCAATGAAGACCTGCCGACCACGACGGATCCCAAGCGGCTCCAGCGCCAGCTTCCGATTGTCTCCAAAGAGGCAGATATCGAACCATCAAGGCTGCTCAAATGGATCGCTGCCTATTCCGGTCTTTCCGCTGCCTGGTTTCTTGAAGATGGCGACCAAGCCTCGGCGGAAAAACCTCTGACGGTTGCCCGTATCGCCCTCGCGGAACTGGGCTAG
- the trxB gene encoding thioredoxin-disulfide reductase yields MSARHTKVLIIGSGPAGYTAAVYAARAMLKPVLIAGLEQGGQLMITTDVENYPGFADPIQGPWLMDQMLQQAQHVGAEIVNDLVTEVDLNQRPFVARTDSGQVWTADTLVIATGAKAKWLGIESEQHFQGFGVSACATCDGFFYRNKDVIVVGGGNSAVEEALYLSNIAKSVTVVHRRDSFRAEKILQERLFSKENVKVLWNTEVAEITGTPAKPPMPPSVSGARLRDTRTGTITDVAVDGVFVAIGHAPATELFKGKLKLKDNGYLWTAPDSTATSLEGVYAAGDVTDDTFRQAITAAGLGCMAALEAERYLTGHMPVAVAAE; encoded by the coding sequence ATGTCTGCCCGCCATACCAAGGTGCTCATTATCGGTTCCGGACCTGCCGGTTATACGGCAGCGGTCTATGCCGCGCGCGCCATGCTGAAACCGGTTTTGATCGCCGGTCTGGAACAGGGCGGCCAGCTCATGATCACCACGGATGTCGAGAACTATCCGGGCTTTGCAGATCCCATCCAGGGTCCCTGGCTGATGGACCAGATGCTGCAGCAGGCTCAGCATGTCGGCGCCGAAATCGTTAACGACCTCGTGACCGAAGTCGACCTCAACCAGCGCCCCTTCGTTGCCCGCACCGATAGCGGCCAGGTCTGGACTGCCGACACGCTCGTTATCGCGACCGGCGCCAAGGCCAAGTGGCTTGGCATTGAGAGCGAGCAGCATTTCCAGGGCTTCGGCGTGTCTGCCTGCGCCACCTGCGACGGCTTCTTCTATCGCAACAAGGATGTGATCGTAGTCGGTGGCGGCAACAGCGCCGTCGAAGAGGCGCTCTATCTCTCCAATATCGCGAAGTCGGTCACTGTCGTGCACCGCCGCGACAGCTTCCGCGCAGAAAAAATCCTGCAGGAGCGTCTCTTCTCCAAGGAGAACGTCAAGGTTCTCTGGAATACCGAGGTCGCCGAGATCACGGGCACGCCGGCAAAGCCCCCCATGCCGCCGTCCGTATCCGGTGCTCGCCTGCGCGATACCCGCACCGGCACTATTACCGATGTCGCCGTTGACGGTGTCTTCGTGGCAATCGGTCACGCGCCCGCAACGGAACTGTTCAAGGGCAAGCTGAAGCTCAAGGACAATGGCTACCTCTGGACCGCACCGGATTCGACTGCGACCAGCCTGGAGGGAGTCTATGCCGCAGGCGACGTGACGGACGACACCTTCCGCCAGGCAATCACCGCCGCAGGCTTGGGATGCATGGCCGCCCTCGAGGCAGAACGTTATCTGACGGGCCATATGCCCGTTGCCGTAGCAGCGGAGTAA
- a CDS encoding putative DNA modification/repair radical SAM protein: MKKSLRERLAILSDAAKYDASCASSGTVKRDSAASGGLGSTEGAGICHAYAPDGRCISLLKILLTNFCIYDCAYCINRSSSNVERARFTPEEVVWLTLEFYRRNYIEGLFLSSGIIRSSDHTMEEMVRIVRELRVTHHFRGYIHLKSIPEASPHLIEEAGLYADRLSLNIELPTDSGISRFAPEKKPASIRRSMGDLRLKIEAAGEPTLQTKRRKRFVPAGQSTQMIVGADGANDATILSTSGQLYSSYGLKRVYYSAFSPIPDSSKNLPLIKPPLMREHRLYQADWLYRFYGFGIDEITSTQQGGMLDLNLDPKLAWALGHREDFPVDINRADREKLLRVPGLGTKTVKAILTERRQRRLRLEDLPRLGVSLRKVQAFITAEGWTPRRLADRPDLRAMFEPQPEQLSLL, translated from the coding sequence ATGAAGAAATCGCTTAGAGAACGGTTGGCGATCCTCTCCGACGCCGCCAAATATGATGCATCCTGCGCCTCCAGCGGCACGGTCAAACGGGATTCGGCTGCCTCCGGCGGGCTCGGCTCAACCGAAGGCGCCGGCATCTGCCATGCTTATGCGCCGGATGGGCGCTGCATTTCGCTGCTCAAAATCCTGCTTACCAATTTCTGCATCTACGATTGCGCCTATTGCATCAACCGCTCGTCCAGCAATGTCGAGCGCGCCCGTTTCACGCCGGAAGAGGTCGTCTGGCTGACGCTGGAATTCTATCGGCGCAACTATATCGAGGGCCTGTTCCTCTCCTCGGGCATTATACGCTCTTCCGACCATACGATGGAGGAGATGGTACGCATCGTGCGCGAACTGCGCGTCACGCATCATTTTCGCGGCTACATCCACCTGAAATCCATCCCGGAGGCGTCTCCACATCTGATCGAGGAGGCGGGGCTCTATGCCGATCGCCTGTCGCTCAATATCGAGCTGCCGACCGATAGCGGCATCAGCCGTTTTGCGCCGGAGAAGAAGCCCGCCAGCATCCGCCGCTCGATGGGCGATCTCAGGCTGAAGATCGAGGCGGCGGGAGAGCCGACGCTGCAGACCAAGCGGCGCAAGCGCTTCGTGCCGGCCGGGCAGAGTACCCAGATGATCGTCGGCGCTGACGGCGCCAATGATGCGACGATCCTGTCGACCAGCGGTCAGCTTTACAGCAGCTATGGTCTCAAACGTGTCTATTATTCCGCATTCAGCCCGATCCCCGACAGTTCGAAGAACCTGCCGCTCATCAAGCCGCCGCTGATGCGAGAGCACCGGCTCTATCAGGCGGATTGGCTCTATCGCTTCTATGGTTTCGGCATCGACGAGATCACCTCGACACAGCAGGGCGGCATGCTGGATCTCAATCTCGATCCCAAGCTTGCCTGGGCGCTCGGCCATCGCGAGGACTTCCCTGTCGATATCAATCGCGCCGATCGCGAGAAGCTCCTGCGCGTTCCGGGGCTCGGTACCAAAACGGTGAAGGCGATCCTGACGGAGAGGCGGCAGCGCCGGTTGCGGCTCGAGGATCTGCCGCGGCTTGGTGTCTCCCTTCGCAAGGTGCAGGCCTTCATCACTGCCGAGGGCTGGACGCCGCGTCGCCTGGCCGATCGACCGGACCTGCGCGCCATGTTCGAACCGCAACCCGAACAATTGTCGCTGCTATGA
- a CDS encoding MFS transporter: MPLALLVLALSSFAIGTTEFVIMGLLPEVAADLSVTIPQAGWLVTGYALAVALGAPIMAVSTAKLKRRSTLIMLMAFFIAGNLLCAIAPNYWVLMIARIVTALCHGAFFGIGSVVAANLVSEDRKARAVALMFTGLTLANVLGVPTGTAIGQAFGWRSTFWVVTAIGVVTIAGLIAILPRDKQETQSSILREIAALKNVRLWMALSVTVFFAASMFTLFTYIAPLLRNVTGISPEGVTWTLFLIGIGLTVGNLIGGKLADWRLGATLASVFAVIALTSAVFFYTSRFVIPAEITLFLWAAATFAAVPALQVGVVGFGKDAPNLVSTINIGAFNTGNALGAWVGGMVINAGLDFVHVPLAAAAMALIGLAATALTYLSGRAQTNPATAE, translated from the coding sequence ATGCCCCTTGCCCTGCTCGTCCTTGCCTTGAGTTCATTTGCGATTGGCACCACCGAATTCGTCATCATGGGCCTCCTGCCCGAAGTCGCCGCCGATCTTTCCGTGACGATCCCCCAGGCTGGCTGGCTCGTGACGGGCTATGCCCTGGCCGTCGCGCTCGGTGCGCCGATCATGGCGGTCTCCACCGCCAAGCTGAAGCGACGCTCGACGCTCATCATGCTGATGGCTTTCTTCATCGCCGGTAACCTGCTCTGCGCCATCGCGCCCAATTACTGGGTGCTGATGATCGCCCGCATCGTCACCGCGCTTTGCCACGGCGCCTTCTTCGGCATCGGCTCGGTGGTCGCCGCCAATCTTGTGAGCGAAGACCGCAAGGCCCGCGCCGTCGCCCTGATGTTTACCGGCCTGACGCTGGCAAACGTTCTCGGCGTTCCAACCGGCACTGCCATCGGCCAGGCTTTCGGGTGGCGCTCCACCTTCTGGGTCGTTACCGCCATCGGCGTCGTCACCATTGCCGGCCTGATCGCCATCCTGCCGCGCGACAAGCAGGAAACGCAGAGCAGCATCCTGCGCGAGATCGCGGCATTGAAGAACGTCCGCCTCTGGATGGCGCTCTCGGTGACCGTCTTCTTCGCGGCCTCGATGTTCACGCTCTTCACCTACATCGCCCCGCTGTTGCGTAACGTGACCGGCATCTCGCCGGAAGGCGTCACGTGGACCCTGTTCCTGATCGGCATCGGACTGACAGTCGGTAATCTCATCGGCGGCAAGCTTGCCGATTGGCGGCTTGGAGCCACGCTTGCCAGCGTCTTTGCTGTAATCGCACTCACCTCCGCCGTCTTTTTCTACACCAGCCGCTTCGTTATCCCGGCCGAGATAACGCTCTTCCTTTGGGCTGCCGCAACCTTCGCTGCGGTCCCTGCCCTGCAGGTCGGTGTCGTCGGCTTCGGCAAGGATGCGCCAAACCTCGTCTCGACCATCAATATCGGCGCCTTCAACACCGGCAATGCGCTGGGCGCCTGGGTCGGCGGCATGGTCATCAATGCCGGTCTCGACTTCGTTCATGTTCCCCTCGCCGCTGCCGCCATGGCCCTGATCGGCCTCGCAGCGACGGCGCTCACCTATCTCTCCGGCCGGGCACAGACTAACCCCGCTACCGCCGAGTGA